The Candidatus Methylomirabilota bacterium genomic interval CATCGCCGTCAGCCTGATTGCCATGTACAAGGGGCTCGGTGGGGGATGGGAAATTCGGATCGGGAAGGATTTCGTGCCCGTGCAGACGAAACAGGAAATGCAGGAGCGGACCAACTGGGGAGACTTCTTAACATCGCCC includes:
- a CDS encoding transporter; this translates as IAVSLIAMYKGLGGGWEIRIGKDFVPVQTKQEMQERTNWGDFLTSPENVSPKPVRVIPAAPDW